The genomic DNA CTGTGATGTTTACTGGAATAAAAGGTTTATTCTTAAATCTTGTTCAGTATGTATTTTATTTAGTGATTATTAAATTGAAGGAGCAGGAATTTATGTAAATCATTATATAATCTCCATATTGTTTAAGCATTGTTTATTACTTAAATTAGTTCATTATTGGAAAACACTTAAATAACCTGGTTAAGTAACCCTAGTAGGTAGGGGGTTAGCGTGAAGATTACTGTTTCAGGAACCCCAACTGTAAAGGTTCAACATTGTATTGGGGCAAGTTGTCAATACTTTATTTGCGTTAAGAAGGCTTTACGGTTTGTTAAGGGTAAGGCAATTTGTAGTCTAACTAATGATCCTTGCATTGGTTATAAGTGTCAGTATGCATCCTGCAGTGCTCATGCCATGGCCCCGAACGGGGAGTGTACTTTGAACCAAGGGGATAGGAATGTAAGGGAGTTGACTGATGAAGCTAAGAAAATGGAGAAGGATGTGTCTAAGATTAAGAGCCACTTAAAGAAGCTTGGTCTTGATGATTATCTATAATGCGTCTTGGGTGCGTATTGAATTAAAGAATTTCAATATTCATTCAATATCACTAAGTATGATGCTTATACCGAAATGTGAATAAGATCAGTTTGGGTTTATGGGTAATGAGGTTTTTATCATAGGAGATGGTGCATGGTGAGTCTAATAGGCTATGAGCCGTACGCTGCCACGAGCTGTGGGTATAATGCCTTCACCATTGAAGGATTCTAGAAAGCCCCCAGGGAAAGAACTCCACTATCCAAGAGAGAGCCGTCAGCGCAGAGGTATTTTTAATAATTCAGGGTCTGGTTAACCGTTGAATGATAGTTAAGATTAGTAAGTCGGTGGCGTCAGGTTCAGTGGAGGCCCCTAGATCGAAGAGTTGGGCTATTAGACTAATACTGTTATCTGCAATCAGCAGCGAGGAAACTGTAATACGTGGTGTACCAGACTCTGATGACGCTGAGGCTGCCTTAAGGATGGCTGAAGCCTTAGGCTCAATGGTTATTAAGCAAGGTGACTACATTAGGGTGGTGCCTAATTCAAGGCAATGCGGTGGTTACGTTAATGTTGGGGGTTCTGGGACTGTGATGAGGCTTGGGGTGGCGTTAGCTGCATTATGTAGAAACCCAGTTACCATTGATGGGGATGAGACCCTTAGGAGGAGGCCAGTTCGTGAACTCTTGGAATCATTGAGGAGTCTGGGGGTTAATGTGTTAGGTGATTCATTGCCGGTTACAATTAGTGGACCAGTTAAGGGTGATTACGTTGAAATTAGGGGTGATTTAACGAGCCAGTATGTTTCAGGGTTAATGATGCTTGGTCTAGTCTCAGGCATTACAGTACGTATAATTGGTGAACTAGTGTCTAGGCAATACGTGGAGTTAACTAGGAGGATTATTGAGGAGTCAGGTTGCAGTGTGAGGACCAGTGGTGACGTAATTGTGGTTAATCAATGTACACCGAGGATAGGCGTAAGTAATGTACCTGGTGATTACGCTTTATCAGGCTTCTACGCAGCCTTATCCTTAACTACCGGTGGATCAGTGACGGTAACTGGGTTACCGAGACCGCTTGGTTACGGTGATGATTCATTAGTGAACATACTTAGTAAAATGGGTGCACGCAGCGTTTTCAGTAATGGTAATTGGACCATTGAAGGTGAAGGTGCATTAAGGGGTATTGTTGTTGATTTAAAGGACTCCCCTGACTTAGCCCCAGTATTAGCCTCAATTGCGCCCTTTGCGGTGGGTGAGACAATGATGATGGGAGTAAGGCACCTTGCCTTTAAGGAAAGTAATAGGTTAGCTACAATATCCGAATCCCTAAGGGCATTTGGCGTAAATGTTAGCTATGGTGAGGACTTCTTAAGGATAAGTGGATCAGTGACCCATGGTGCATTGGTTACGTGCCCAAGTGACCATAGAATAGCAATGATGAGTAGTGTAATTGGCGCAGGCTCCGATGGTGAGACAATAATTCATAATGCTGAATGCGTTAATAAAAGTAATAGACTATTCTGGAGGGACTTAGGGAGACTTGGGGTTAGGTTAATAATGGTTAATTAGAGTCTCGTCAGCTGCGAGAAGAGTCCTCATGGGTTCAGTACTGCAGACTCATCACTACTCCTTAGTAGGCTTACTTAACAACCAACACGGGCTTGCTTGAATGCCTAACTACCTTCTCAGATACTGAGCCAAGTAGGAACCTTGCTAAGCCTTTTAAGCCTCTTGAGCCAACAATTATTAAATCCACGTTCAGCTTATCAGCGTTTTCAAGTATCTTATCGGCAGCATTACCCCTGGCCAATATGACCTCAGCATTAATGCCTGCTTCGGTTGCCTTAGCCTTGGCTTTACTTAAAATCTCATTACCGATCTTAACCATATCCTCAATCACATTAACCATAATAGGCATTGTTGATGCCGCCATAGCCACTTTATCCTCCTCAACAACGTGAATTATGTACAAGCTTGAGTTAAATGCCTTAGCTAACCCCACTGCGACCTCAATAGCCTTGTCTGAGTATTGGGAGCCATCCGTGGCCACCAGTATTTTGCTGAACATACTCTGTAAGCTACCTGCCCCTTTAAAAAGATAAGGTTAATTAAGCTTAAGTCCATGATACCTTTATGTAATTATTCATTTTTCTAATTATTTCAAAATTCTTTAAAGTAAGCTAGACATTATATTATGAAATTTTACAAGTGAAAGCCCTTGCCCTTTAGGGCGAGGAAGTTGGGCTGTCAATTAATTGGAGGGTATTAACCGGAGAGCATTTGAAGTGTAGGTAAACTCCTATAGGTGATATTGGGAGGAAAGATTAGCCGCAGTGAAGGTTAAGCTTTGGTGAATAGGATTAGCAGATGCATATGATGATGCCTTAGGCATGTTTATAAACCGCGCTTCCTTAAATAAACACCAACTCATGTGCCTAATAGATAGGATAGATGTAGAGACGCATGCGCATGCCACGGAGGATTACGATAAGGTTCTAGCTGCCTTAATTAATTTACTTGGATCAGCAGTAATTAAGCTTATTGAGACTAACTCCCTTAAAGGTCATTATAATAACCCCATTAAAGTGTTTAGGCTTACCTTAAGGTCAAGGAACTGTAGTAATGATAACATTATTAAGAGCATTGCCACTAGGCTCCCTAGTGATGATAAGAGACTACTCAGGATTTCACTGGATTCTAGAATTAACGGTAATAAGCTTTACCTACGGTTTGATAAGCAGAAGCTTTACCTAAATAATTTAACGTTGAGTGATAGTGATGATGTTGTTAAGGTTATTATCCACGTTAACCCAATTAAGTTAAGGAGCAGTAATATGCTGGATACCTTAAGGGAATTAGGCCTAGTAATTGACTAGGAGTCATTATTAATACTAATTGGTACTGAGCGTTTACTTAAATCCCATGCCGCCGAGGCTAATTTACGAATAAACTCCTCACTATACTCACCTAACTGACCAAGCTTAGCCTTATACCTGCTTAGCACAGTGTTGAAGGCGAATAGGCTTATGCGCCTCACTATGAACTTAGCTATTATATTCTCCATACCACCCACTATTAGTTCCACTGATCTTATGGCTTCCTCCATGGATTTAATCAAGGCCTTAAGAATGAACTCCCTCCTAAGTGGATCATCAATCATCTTATCTAGAACCGTGAAGTCTCTCTTCCTGAGCGCACCCATTGGTATGAATGGTAATGGGAATGTGAGTATCCTGTACTTCCTTAATCTATCAAGTAGCTCTAGACTAGCTGCAACATCTTCATCCTTCTCCCCAGGTAAATTAAGTATCATAGTACCTACTACAACCCACCTATTGTCATTAAGTATACCTACCGCCTGCTCCACAATGTCAGGGTACTGCCTTGGTGTGAATGGCTTAGCCTTACCAGACATAAGCATGTTAAGTAATCTAGGGGACCCAGTCTCAATACCCATCTCTATGAAACTCCACTCACCACCCTCGTTCATGTACTCCCCCACGAACTTAACCAGGTCAGGTGCCTGAACCACCACTGCGGCTGTTGTGAAGTCCGTGTGTAGCCTATAATCATCCCCATAACGTTTAATTAACTTATAAGCCTTAACTACAAGATCCTTAACCTTATCTGGATTAGGGTCAATTGCCTTAGCCCCATATCTGAAGAATTCCTCACTATGAAGCGTAATGCTCTTATGGCCCCCCTTCTCAATGTTAATTATTATCTCCTTATCTATATGGCCTTCAAATGGGAATGAACTAATCATTCCATTTAAAGTAGGAGTACAGAATTCACACCCCCTACCACAACCCCTAGTAACCTCAACTAAGCCGCCTATTGATGGTGTAACTATGGTTGGCACCTCCTCAATTGTTGATGGCCTACTATTAACAATCCTACCCTTAATATCCTCACCCTTAAGTATCTTCTCAAATAGCACTGGGCCGTAATTCTCAAAGTTACCCTCATAGACTATGTCAATACCCAGTTTCTGCCAAGCTCCCGTATCCACTAGTTGCCAGGCTGCTGGTCCACCAACCACAAGCTTAATGTGATCCTTATGCATCCTTATAGCTGGATGCTCAATAACCTCAAGGAATGACTTAGCTATGTATGGCATACCCCTGTACGGTAAATCAGCCAGCTTAAGGATCCAGTATAGTATGCCTGAGCCGTAGCTAAGGCCTAAGGCATCCATAGTGTAGACGCCAACTATCCTGGTTCTCGGGCCGATGACCTTATGAAGCTTATATGGGCTAGCTATAATAACGTCATCGCGGTTAAAACCATAGTTCAATAATGATGCCTCAACCTTGGCTAAACCATATGGTGCCCTCTTAACTCTACCCTCCCTGTCGCTACTTACGTTGAAGAACCAGTGCGCTATTCTTTTCCTAAAGTAATTCTCAGGTATTGCGCTGGCGAAGCCCACTATAGATGAACCATACGTGTCACTTGCGGTAGCTATTTCACTTGTTAGAACTATTGGATAACCGTAATTGCTTGACTTAGATACCATTACCCCAACTATATTGACCTATATATTTAAATCTTTCCACCATATTTAAATCTATTGATTAGGATTACTGACGAATACATTAACGGCAATCAACTAATGCTTGAAGTGGAATCAAAAGATTTATAAAATAGGGAGGCATGGCCTAACCCATGTCTGAGGAGGGATGGCAACTGCCGGAGGACTGGGAGTACTCTGGTGGCGTACCTGAGAGAATACTGAAGCTTAAGGTTAAGTGCCCATACTGTGGACACGTGTTTGACCTTGAATTAGCTGAATCATGGTACAACATAGGCATGTCTGTGGCTTGCCCAAAGTGCGGTAAGGAATTCTCAGTTAACCAATATAGTGAAATAGTGGGTGAAGTTAAGCCTAAGAAACAGCAGGCTAAGTGAATGTTAAAACACTGTGATTAAGGTTAGTTAAAATAATGGGTTTAACCCGGAACAACGAACCTGTAAACCTCAACTTCACCAGCAGTCGGTGATTTCCTAATTATCTTAATTATATCACCAGGCTTAGCGCCTAGGCTTCTAACCAATGGGTCAGTGCTCCTTATCCAGGGTAGTTGCCATGGTGCGGCGTTAAGCTTCCTAAGTAATGCCCTCGCGTCATCCTTAGGCACCACCTCAGCCTTGGGCATTAATTCATGGTTAAGCACCTTTTCTAAAACCTCCTCAGCCTTAGTCTTACGCTTACTCCTCTCTGTTGTGCTTTTCCTAGGCATGCCTACTCAACCTTAATCTTAGTACCCCTACTGCCCTTGTTTTTCTTCGGTAATTCTATGGTTAAGACACCGTTCTTGTAGGTTGCCTTAGCCTTACTTGCATCAACCTCAGCAGGTAATTGAAGCTCCTTCCTATAGCTCCTATCACTCCCCTTAGCCTCAACAACCAGTGTTCTTCCATCTGGTTCAATACTGATGCTTATGTCATCCTTATCAACACCGGGCATATCCATTATTACCTTAACCGTATCCTCCTCCTCATAAACGTCAGTTAATGGTTCAGACTCCTCACTAACTAGGGGTCTACCCCAGGGCTTAACATTACCGAATTCCTTAATCTTAGGCTTACCGTCGGGTCCCATTGTTATTTCAAAGCCGTAATAGTAAATGTTACTCTTCCCCTTCTTTGTGCCTTGTCTTTCACTAAGAGGCCTTAAAGTACCCTCAATCTCTTTCTCAACTTCCCTTTCAAATTCCTCAACAAACTTCCTCCATTTCTTAAACCATTCATCAAAGTCCTCAAACCAAGACATATTAATCTCAGTTGCTCCGGTCTTTAAAAACCTATGCCCTTAACCAGAATTAAATAAGGCTAGTCAATTAACATTGAAATAGGCCTAGTGAGTATTAAGTAACCCCAATGCTTATTAATGTAATCCACATAAGGCCCCTCTTCACCATCCTTAAAAACAGCGTATACTGAAGGACCATTACCGCTTACACCGGCGGATAAGGCTCCTCTACTTAAAGCCTCACCAATAACCCTTAGTTGATTAACATACCCTAGTGCCTTAGCCACCATTATACCATTAATGGTTGCGGCCTCCCATATTTTACCATCCAATGCCCAATGCGTTAAGTCATGGTAAAGGCTACTTAAGCCCCTAAGGGCATCAATACTTATAGGCTTCTTCCCCTCCCTGAAGCCTGTTATAACTACTACCACGTCATTTTGTGGATTAATGTGCTTAATTATCTTCATGAGTCGATTATCAGTCAACACCACTCCACCCAATAATGATGCAGCTGCATCATCAAAGGCCCCTGTTATTGATGAACCATGAGCCTTAGTTGCCTCGGCGGCTATTCTAATCGCATCAATCTTACTTAACCCAACCTCGGCGGCTTCCGTTAATGCGTAGGTTACTCCAACGGCTACTGCACTATTACTCTTTAAGCCGCTGGCCATTGGCACATTACTGTTGACTTTAATGCAGTACTCTTCCTTAATGCCTAATCTTGTCGATACGTATTTAACAATGAATGATGTGAATTCATCCATTGCGCAATTGCCCTTACTTACATTAACCCTAACAGGTAGGTCAATAGCCATAGTGCCCCCTCTTAATGATGGTATTGCGTTGATTATTGAAACGCCACCGTAAGTGGTGTACTCCACGGTAAAGCTACCGTGGGTTGGTTTAAAAGGTTGCTAAACAGTGCTAAAGCTGATGAAGATTAATGAAGGTAAGAACTACGTTGAGTTAACAGTGGAGAGG from Caldivirga sp. includes the following:
- the aroA gene encoding 3-phosphoshikimate 1-carboxyvinyltransferase, with the protein product MIVKISKSVASGSVEAPRSKSWAIRLILLSAISSEETVIRGVPDSDDAEAALRMAEALGSMVIKQGDYIRVVPNSRQCGGYVNVGGSGTVMRLGVALAALCRNPVTIDGDETLRRRPVRELLESLRSLGVNVLGDSLPVTISGPVKGDYVEIRGDLTSQYVSGLMMLGLVSGITVRIIGELVSRQYVELTRRIIEESGCSVRTSGDVIVVNQCTPRIGVSNVPGDYALSGFYAALSLTTGGSVTVTGLPRPLGYGDDSLVNILSKMGARSVFSNGNWTIEGEGALRGIVVDLKDSPDLAPVLASIAPFAVGETMMMGVRHLAFKESNRLATISESLRAFGVNVSYGEDFLRISGSVTHGALVTCPSDHRIAMMSSVIGAGSDGETIIHNAECVNKSNRLFWRDLGRLGVRLIMVN
- a CDS encoding universal stress protein gives rise to the protein MFSKILVATDGSQYSDKAIEVAVGLAKAFNSSLYIIHVVEEDKVAMAASTMPIMVNVIEDMVKIGNEILSKAKAKATEAGINAEVILARGNAADKILENADKLNVDLIIVGSRGLKGLARFLLGSVSEKVVRHSSKPVLVVK
- a CDS encoding RNA-binding domain-containing protein, translated to MCLIDRIDVETHAHATEDYDKVLAALINLLGSAVIKLIETNSLKGHYNNPIKVFRLTLRSRNCSNDNIIKSIATRLPSDDKRLLRISLDSRINGNKLYLRFDKQKLYLNNLTLSDSDDVVKVIIHVNPIKLRSSNMLDTLRELGLVID
- a CDS encoding radical SAM protein, which produces MVSKSSNYGYPIVLTSEIATASDTYGSSIVGFASAIPENYFRKRIAHWFFNVSSDREGRVKRAPYGLAKVEASLLNYGFNRDDVIIASPYKLHKVIGPRTRIVGVYTMDALGLSYGSGILYWILKLADLPYRGMPYIAKSFLEVIEHPAIRMHKDHIKLVVGGPAAWQLVDTGAWQKLGIDIVYEGNFENYGPVLFEKILKGEDIKGRIVNSRPSTIEEVPTIVTPSIGGLVEVTRGCGRGCEFCTPTLNGMISSFPFEGHIDKEIIINIEKGGHKSITLHSEEFFRYGAKAIDPNPDKVKDLVVKAYKLIKRYGDDYRLHTDFTTAAVVVQAPDLVKFVGEYMNEGGEWSFIEMGIETGSPRLLNMLMSGKAKPFTPRQYPDIVEQAVGILNDNRWVVVGTMILNLPGEKDEDVAASLELLDRLRKYRILTFPLPFIPMGALRKRDFTVLDKMIDDPLRREFILKALIKSMEEAIRSVELIVGGMENIIAKFIVRRISLFAFNTVLSRYKAKLGQLGEYSEEFIRKLASAAWDLSKRSVPISINNDS
- a CDS encoding DNA-directed RNA polymerase subunit H, with the translated sequence MPRKSTTERSKRKTKAEEVLEKVLNHELMPKAEVVPKDDARALLRKLNAAPWQLPWIRSTDPLVRSLGAKPGDIIKIIRKSPTAGEVEVYRFVVPG
- the hsp20 gene encoding archaeal heat shock protein Hsp20; the protein is MSWFEDFDEWFKKWRKFVEEFEREVEKEIEGTLRPLSERQGTKKGKSNIYYYGFEITMGPDGKPKIKEFGNVKPWGRPLVSEESEPLTDVYEEEDTVKVIMDMPGVDKDDISISIEPDGRTLVVEAKGSDRSYRKELQLPAEVDASKAKATYKNGVLTIELPKKNKGSRGTKIKVE
- a CDS encoding shikimate kinase is translated as MEYTTYGGVSIINAIPSLRGGTMAIDLPVRVNVSKGNCAMDEFTSFIVKYVSTRLGIKEEYCIKVNSNVPMASGLKSNSAVAVGVTYALTEAAEVGLSKIDAIRIAAEATKAHGSSITGAFDDAAASLLGGVVLTDNRLMKIIKHINPQNDVVVVITGFREGKKPISIDALRGLSSLYHDLTHWALDGKIWEAATINGIMVAKALGYVNQLRVIGEALSRGALSAGVSGNGPSVYAVFKDGEEGPYVDYINKHWGYLILTRPISMLID